The proteins below are encoded in one region of Clostridium fermenticellae:
- a CDS encoding HelD family protein yields the protein MNDSKLNKKIQFDIENKRLNYVFHEIENQMLEFIEKRKKIAQYILDLRKKNLEEYEDDEDKITEYFDHEAFAKEEAFKIMDRKLRELTILNKTPYFGKANFVDKFGKSTIYIGRFGLNKEGEEEPVIVDWRAPISSIFYAGKLGEISYNAPMGMIKADIISKRQFIIKNSKLVGMFDSSMDVKDEILQMVLSQNAGDKLKDIVMTIQAEQDKIIRQSKNKVVVVNGAAGTGKTTIALHRVAYLLYNFRDKLQDKVLIIGPNSIFMDYISTVLPSLGEVGVRQTTFEDFALDIINLKEKTMNFQDYMEKVLENDKRMRDSIIFKGSLNYIQKLDSLVDKLDYEYFNIEDVKFYDKIIVSEYEIKEMFDNYFKYMPLFRRNKKVKIIIFSKIRDERDRLVRAIEARYKKKKSKMSEEELNNELSNLMFKRKNAIRDVIREVMLIKQKLSWLENEDVVDIYKRFNKDNFSFNELIYDDLAPIIYLKIKLEGIKFKQNIRHVVIDEAQDYSMLQFTVIKELTNCKSFTIVGDSNQRILPVEGEIPMSNLTYVFNGFDMEQFNLLKSYRSTQQIMEYANKFIDYSGEVPFVRNGENVLEKDVLSEDELVDEIISDIKSLKVKGYASIAVICKDIKQTMKLGNRIKSKYHITIFSSEDILYSSGEVIIPSYFAKGLEFDSVILINDYSNYKDDKKLKYVMATRALHELHVYNYKN from the coding sequence ATGAATGATAGTAAACTAAATAAAAAGATTCAGTTTGATATTGAGAATAAAAGACTTAATTATGTATTTCATGAGATAGAAAATCAGATGCTCGAGTTTATTGAGAAAAGAAAGAAAATAGCTCAATATATACTTGATTTGAGGAAAAAAAATCTTGAGGAATACGAAGATGATGAAGATAAAATAACAGAATATTTTGATCATGAGGCTTTTGCCAAAGAGGAAGCATTTAAAATAATGGATAGGAAGCTTAGAGAGCTTACTATTCTCAACAAAACACCATATTTTGGAAAAGCTAATTTTGTGGATAAATTTGGAAAAAGCACTATATATATAGGTAGATTTGGCTTAAATAAAGAAGGAGAAGAGGAACCTGTAATTGTTGATTGGAGGGCACCTATAAGTTCTATATTTTATGCCGGTAAACTTGGAGAGATTTCATATAATGCTCCTATGGGAATGATAAAGGCTGATATTATATCTAAAAGACAGTTTATAATTAAAAATTCAAAGCTTGTTGGAATGTTTGATTCAAGCATGGATGTTAAAGATGAGATACTTCAAATGGTTTTAAGCCAAAATGCAGGTGACAAATTAAAAGATATAGTTATGACAATTCAGGCTGAGCAGGACAAAATAATAAGGCAGTCCAAGAATAAAGTTGTAGTTGTAAATGGAGCTGCAGGAACTGGCAAAACTACAATAGCTCTCCATAGAGTTGCTTATTTATTATATAATTTCAGAGATAAACTTCAGGATAAAGTTTTAATAATAGGCCCAAATAGTATATTTATGGATTATATATCAACTGTACTTCCAAGTTTAGGCGAAGTTGGTGTTAGACAAACTACGTTTGAGGATTTTGCATTAGATATTATAAATTTAAAAGAAAAGACTATGAATTTTCAAGATTATATGGAAAAAGTATTGGAAAATGATAAAAGAATGCGTGATTCTATAATTTTTAAAGGATCACTTAACTATATACAAAAATTGGATTCATTAGTAGATAAGCTTGATTATGAATATTTTAACATAGAAGATGTTAAGTTTTATGATAAAATTATAGTTAGTGAGTATGAAATTAAAGAGATGTTTGATAATTACTTCAAATATATGCCTTTATTTAGAAGAAATAAAAAGGTGAAAATCATTATTTTTTCTAAAATCAGAGATGAGAGAGACAGGCTTGTGAGAGCCATAGAAGCAAGATATAAGAAAAAAAAGAGTAAAATGTCTGAAGAGGAACTAAACAATGAACTAAGTAATCTCATGTTCAAAAGGAAAAATGCCATACGGGATGTTATAAGAGAAGTTATGCTTATAAAACAAAAATTATCATGGCTTGAAAACGAAGATGTTGTAGATATATATAAAAGATTTAATAAAGATAACTTTTCATTTAATGAATTGATATATGATGATTTAGCACCTATAATATATCTAAAGATAAAATTAGAAGGTATAAAATTTAAACAGAATATAAGACATGTGGTTATAGATGAGGCTCAGGATTATTCCATGCTTCAATTTACTGTTATAAAAGAACTTACTAATTGTAAGTCATTTACCATAGTTGGAGATAGCAATCAGAGAATTTTGCCTGTTGAAGGTGAGATACCTATGTCTAATTTAACATACGTTTTTAATGGGTTTGATATGGAACAATTTAACTTATTAAAAAGTTACAGGTCTACACAGCAGATAATGGAGTATGCAAACAAATTTATAGATTATAGTGGTGAAGTACCTTTTGTTAGGAATGGAGAAAATGTGTTAGAAAAGGACGTATTAAGTGAAGATGAGCTTGTAGATGAGATAATTTCAGATATTAAGAGTTTAAAGGTTAAAGGTTATGCAAGCATAGCTGTAATTTGTAAAGACATTAAGCAGACTATGAAGCTTGGAAATCGTATAAAAAGTAAATATCATATAACTATATTTAGTAGTGAGGATATACTGTATTCCAGTGGTGAAGTTATAATTCCATCATATTTTGCAAAGGGACTTGAATTTGATTCAGTTATTCTTATAAATGATTACTCAAACTATAAAGATGATAAAAAATTGAAGTATGTAATGGCTACTAGAGCACTTCATGAATTGCACGTATATAATTATAAAAACTGA